Below is a genomic region from Kribbella qitaiheensis.
CGGCTCGATGGCCTCCTTGTAGAGGCTGCGCTGGGCCGGGTCCGGCGCGAGCACGACGATCACGTCGGCCTCCTCGCACGCCTCGAACGGGCTCAGCACCCGCAGGCCCTGCGCCTCGGCCTTGGCCCGGCTCTTCGAGCCCTCCGGCAGTCCGACCCGGACGTCGACGCCCGAGTCGCGCAGCGACAGCGCGTGGGCGTGGCCCTGGCTGCCGAAGCCGAGCACGGCCACGTTGCGGCCCTGGATCACCGACAGGTCGGCGTTGTCGTCATAGAACATTTCTGCTGCCACTTGGAGCTCGTCTCCTTGATTTTCTTGAAGGTCTACCGGCCTGTACTTCGGCGCCGGCGCGGGTAATTCCGGCCTGCTGCGGGTCAGCTGTGCCTGACGGGAGCAGCGGGACGGTGGCCCGGCGGCGGCGCCGGCACCGGGTGGTTCGGGTGTACGCCGGCCGCGGTGGCCGGTGCGTTCGCAGGCCGGGCCTGCAAGGTCGGAGCCCTGGACGCCACGTGTGGCGGCGGCACCGGGACGGGGCGGAGGGTGCGGTCGGAGATGGAGCGGCTGCCCCGGCCGATCGCGACCATGCCGGACTGCACCAGCTCCCGGACGCCGAAGGGTTCCAGCACCCGGAGCATGGCCTCGAGCTTCTCGGGATTGCCGGTCGCCTCGATCGTGATCGCGTCCGGAGCCACGTCGACAACCTTCGCACGGAACAGCTGGACGGTCTCCAGCACCTGCCCGCGGCTCAGAGTGTCCGCCTTCACCTTCACCAGCAGCAGTTCACGCTGCACGGTGGCGGTCGGCTCGAGTTCGACGATCTTGATCACGTTCACCAGCTTGTTCAGCTGCTTGGTGATCTGCTCCAAAGGCTGCTCGTCCACGCTGACCGCGATGGTCATCCGGGAAACTTCCGGGTGCTCGGTCGGGCCGACGGCCAGTGAGTCGATGTTGAACCCGCGCCGCGAGATCAGCGCCGCCACCCGGGCCAGCACACCATGCTTGTTCTCGACCAGGATGCTCAATGTGTGCTTGCTCATCGACGTCCTCGCTTCGCTCCGGGCGCCGATGAGGCACAAGTTGGGCTGTGCTGGACTGTTCCCTCGCGTTGCTCGGTCATTACAGCTCCTCCCCGTCCCACTTGGGGGCCATGTCGCGGGCGATCTGGATGTCGTCGTTGCTGGCACCCGCGGCGACCATGGGCCACACCATCGCGTCGCGGTGGACGACGAAGTCGACCACGACCGGCTGGTCCGTGACCGACATCGCCTTGTCGATGGTGGCGTCGACCGACTCCCGGTCCGAGCAGCGCAGCCCGACGCAGCCCATCGCTTCGGCGAGCTTGGCGAAGTCCGGGATCCGCGCGGAGTGCAGGTCGGTGTTGGAGTAGCGCTTGTCGTAGAACATCGTCTGCCACTGCCGGACCATGCCGAGCGACTGGTTGTTGATCACCGCGACCTTGATCGGGATGCCCTCCAGCGCGCAGGTGACGAGCTCCTGGTTCGTCATCTGGAAGCAGCCGTCGCCGTCGATCGCCCAGACGGTCTTGTCGGGCCGCGCGACCTTCGCCCCCATCGCGGCCGGCACGGAGTACCCCATGGTGCCGAGGCCGCCGGAGTTGAGCCAGTGCAGCGGCTTCTCGAACGGCAGGTAGTGCGCGGCCCACATCTGGTGCTGGCCGACCCCGCTGGTGTAGATCGCGTCCGGCCCGGCGATCTGGCCGATCCGCTGGATCACGTACTGCGGGGACAGGCTGCCGTCCTCCGGCTCGTCGTACCCGACCGGGTACTTCGCCTTGACCGAGTCGAGCAGCCCCCGCCAGGCGGAGTAGTCCGGCGTCCGGCCGTTGCTGGCGATCTCGGTCTGCAGAGCGGTGATCAGGTCGGCGATGACCTCCTTGCAGTCACCCACGATCGGCACGTCGGCGGCGCGGTTCTTGCCGATCTCGGCCGGGTCGATGTCGGCGTGGATGACCTTCGCCTCGGGCGCGAACGAGCTCAGCTTGCCGGTCACCCGGTCGTCGAACCGCGCGCCGAGACAGATCAGCAGATCGGACCTCTGCAGCGCGCCGACGGCCGAGACCGAGCCGTGCATACCGGGCATCCCGAAATGCAGCTCGTGCGAGTCCGGCAGTGCGCCGCGCGCCATCAGGGTGGTGACCACCGGGATGCCGAGCAGCTCGGCGAGCTGCTTCAGCTCCTCGCTCGCCTTCGCCCGGATCACGCCGCCCCCGACGTACAGGACGGGCTTCTCGGCGGCGGCGATCAGCCGGGCCGCCTCACGCACCTGCTTGGGGTGCGGGCGGGTGACGGGACGGTACCCGGGCAGCGACAGCTCGGTCGGCCAGTGGAAGTCGACGGTCGCCTGCATCGCGTCCTTGGTGACGTCGACCAGGACCGGGCCGGGGCGACCGGTGGAGGCGATGTGGAAGGCCTCCGCGATCGTGCTGGCGATCTCGTTCGGGTCGTTGACGAGGAAGTTGTGCTTGGTGATCGGCATCGTGATGCCGCGGATGTCCGCCTCCTGGAAGGCGTCCGTCCCGATCGAGGCGCTGGCGACCTGGCCGGTGATCGCGACCAGCGGCACCGAGTCCATGTACGCGTCGGCGATCGGCGTGACCAGGTTGGTGGCGCCGGGGCCCGAGGTCGCCATACAGACGCCGGTCTTACCGGTCGCCGAGGCGTAGCCCTGGGCGGCGTGGCCGGCGCCCTGCTCGTGACGTACCAGGATGTGGCGGATCTGGGTCGAGTCGAGCATCGGGTCGTACGCCGGGAGGATCGCCCCGCCCGGAATGCCGAAGACGGTGTCGACGCCGGCGTGTTCCAGTGCGCGGATCAGAGCCTGTGCCCCGGTCAGCTGCTCACTCATGAGTGCCTTCCCTTGGTTGTCACGGTGTGTCTTTGCTGCGATCGATCGTCCTCGGCTCCTGGCCGCCAGGCGAGCCCTCGGATCGCGAGAATCCGCCTTGGCGAGACAGCTGAGTCAACAAAAAACGCCCCCTCCGCCGGGTGGGCTGAAGGGGGCGCGCTCGACTCGATGGTCGCGTCAGTCGGCGCGCCGCACAAGTACGAGGAGAATCGATCGCATGCAGTCACTTTTGCCGACTCCCCTCGATCCGGTCAAGCCTGCCGCCTGAGTGTCTCATTAGGTGAGATGCCCGTCTTACTTCTGGTCAGTCTAGAACCGCCCCCAGCAGCTGACGCGCCCGGGGGCCACGAGGTCACTCCTGGTGCCCTTGCACACCAACCGGGGACCTTGGTCACGAAATAACGTGTCCGAGCCCCCCACAACCTGTCCGAGGTCCCCACCTCTGTCCACGGTTTCCGGGCTAGATGCAGACGGCACCTTCGGAGGCGGAGCCGACCAGGCGGACGTACTTGCCGAGGACGCCCTTGGTGATGGCCGGGGTCTTCGGGGTCCAGCCTTCGCGGCGGCGATCCAGCTCCTCGGGCTCGACGTGCAGCTCGAGGGTGCGGTTCTTCACGTCCAGGGTGATCCGGTCGCCGTCGCGGACGAACGCGATCGGACCACCGTCCATCGCCTCCGGGGCGACGTGGCCGACGCACAACCCCGTCGTACCGCCGGAGAAGCGCCCGTCGGTGAGCAGCAGGACGTCCTTGCCGAGGCCGGCGCCCTTGATCGCTCCGGTGACGGCGAGCATCTCGCGCATCCCCGGACCGCCTTTCGGGCCTTCGTACCGGATCACAACGACGTCGCCGGCCTTCATCGAGCCGTCCTCGACCGCGTCCATCGCGCCCCGCTCGCCGTCGAACACCCGCGCGGTGCCCTCGAACACGTCGGAGTCGAAGCCCGCGCTCTTCACGACCGCACCGTCCGGCGCCAGCGTGCCCTTGAGGATCGTGATGCCGCCGGTGCCGTGGATCGGCTTGTCCAGCGCCCGGATGATCGTGCCGTCGACATCCGGCGGGGCGATGTCGGCCAGGTTCTCCGCCATCGTCTTGCCGGTCACGGTGAGGCAGTCGCCGTGCAGCAGCCCAGCGTCGAGCAGCGCCCGCAGGACCACCGGGATGCCGCCGACCCGGTCGACATCCGTCATCACGTACCGGCCGAACGGCTTCAGGTCGCCCAGGTGCGGGACCTTGTCGCCGACCCGGTTGAAGTCGTCGAGGGTCAGGTCGACCTCGGCCTCGCGCGCGATCGCGAGCAGATGCAGTACTGCGTTGGTGGAACCGCCGAGCGCCATCACCACGGCGATCGCGTTCTCGAACGCCTCGCGGGTGAGGATCTGGCGGGCGGTGATGCCCTTGGCCAGCAGGTTCACGACGGCCTCGCCGGACTTGCGGGCGAACCCGTCGCGACGCCGGTCCACCGCGGGCGGCGCGGCCGAGCCCGGCAGCGACATACCCAGTGCTTCCGCAGCCGAAGCCATCGTGTTGGCGGTGTACATACCGCCGCAGGCTCCCTCCCCCGGGCAGATCGCGCGCTCGACGGCGTCGACCTGCTCGCGAGTGATCAGGCCGCGAGCGCAGGCTCCGACCGCCTCGAACGCGTCGATGATGGTGACGTCCTTGTCGCCCAGACGGCCCGGCATGATCGACCCGGCGTACAGGAAGACGCTCGCCAGATCGAGCCGCGCGGCGGCCATCAACATGCCTGGCAGCGATTTGTCGCAGCCGGCCAGCAGCACCGAGCCGTCGAGGCGCTCGGCCTCCATCACCGTCTCCACCGAGTCGGCGATGATCTCGCGGCTCACCAGCGAGTAGTGCATCCCGACATGGCCCATCGAGATCCCGTCGGAGACGCTGATCGTGCCGAACTCCAGCGGGTAGCCGTTCGCCGCGTGCACGCCGTCCTTGACCGCCTTCGCCAGCCGGTCGAGCGACAGATTGCACGGGGTGATCTCGTTCCAGCTCGACGCCACCCCGATCTGTGGCTTGACCCAGTCGTCGTCCCCCATCCCGACGGCCCGGAGCATCCCGCGCGAAGCGGTCGCCTCCAGCCCATCGGTGACAGTCCGACTCCGCGGCTTGATATCCGGCCCGCCATCAGTACCCATACAGCTCACTGTAGGAGCGCCGGCCCGACAAGACTCCCGACCCCCACTCCAGTACTACGACACGTCGCCCCGCGCGGCCGATCACGGACTCGCCGGACGCGGCGCCGACGCCTCGAGCCCCGCCGCCCCACCTTCACCGGCGAACAACCTTCGCGATGTCATACGACCCATACGCAGCCAGAGCCCGCTCGGATCCAGCGTCTGCGTAGCCCGAGCCGATTCGGATCAGCCGCCGGCGACGCTGGGGAGGATGAGGAGCTCGTCGCCGTCGGTCAGGGTCGTGTCGAGACCGTTCAGGTCGCGGATGTTGTCGTTGCCGAGGAAGACGTTGACGTGCCGGCGGAGGGCGCCTTGTTCGTCGGTCAGCCTGCGCCGCAACGCTGGATGATCGCCTTCCAGCGTTGCGAACACAGCACCGACGGTCGCCTCCGCCGGCTCGACCTCTAGCCGTTCCAGGTCTCCCGCGAAGGGCCGCAGCACCGTCGGGAGCTTCACTCCGATCTTCATCGCGTCAGTCGATGACCGCTGCGCGGACGGTCAGTACGTCGGGCAGGTGGCGGGCCACCTCGGTCCAGCTGTCGCCGGAGTCGGCGCTGGCGTAGACGCAGCCGTCCCGGGTGCCGACATACACCCCGGCCGGCGAACCCTCGTCGGTACAGAGCGCGTCCCGCAGGACCGGCGCGTACGACGGGACGTCGGGCAGCCCGTTCGTCAGGGCTTCCCAGCTGGAGCCCGCGTCGCGGGACCGGTAGACCCGGCACTTCGCGTCGGTGGGGATCCTGTTCCCGTCGGCGATCAGCGGGAAGACGTAGACCGTGTCCGGCTCGTGCGGATGCACCACGATCGGGAAGCCGAAGTCCGACGGCAGGCCGTCCGCGATCGACTTCCAGATCGCGCCGCCGTCGTCGGAGCGGTAGACGCCGTGGTGGTTCTGCGCGAACATCCGGTCCGGCCGGTCCGGGTGCGCGGCGAGCTTGTGCACGCACTGGCCGAACTCGGGATAAGGATCGGGGAAGAAGTACGCCTTGATGCCCTGGTTCGCCGGCTTCCAGGTCTCGCCACCGTCGGTCGTCTGGTAGACCCCGCCGGTGGACATCGCCACGCTCAGCCGCGCGGGATCCGCCGAATCCGGCAGCACGGTGTGGATCGCCTGGCCGCCGAAACCGGCGCCCCAGTCCTTGCGATGGGGGTGGTCCCACAGGGCGCGGACCAGCTCGAACGTCACTCCCCCGTCGGCCGACTTCCACAACGAGGACGGCTGCGCACCGGCGTACACGACTCCTGGCTGACTGGCGGGCGCGGGCTGGATCTGCCAGACGCGCTCGACCGAGGCATCCGCGTCGGCGGGGAAGCCGATCGAGCCCTCCGGTGGCTCGGCCCAGCTCCGGCCGAGGTCGTCGGAGTGGAACACGGCCGGGCCCCAGTGCTCGCTGGTCCCGCCCGCGAACAGGCGTGGCCGGTCGCCACGGGTGTCGATCCCCACCGAGTAGACGCCCTGCATCTCGAAGGACGGCCCCTCCAGGGTCCACTCCCGGCGCCCGGCATCACTCCGGCCGACCCAGAGTCCCTTCTTGGTCCCGATCAGCAGTACAGCCTCGGACATCGTCGTCCTCCCTTACCAGAAACGGCCCTTGGTCAGATCCAAGCGGCCGCCACCGACAGTTTTTTATCTGGGCGGACCCGCCACCACGTTGATCAGCGGTACGCCGGTTGTATAGCGCTCCAACTGAGCGCGGACCAGGCGGGCGACCCGGGGCTCGAAGGCCGTCGAGGCGCCGCCGCGGTGTGGGTTCACCAGTACGTTCGGAGCAGACCACAACGGATGACCGGCGGGCAACGGTTCGGGATCCGTGACGTCCAGCGCGGCGCGGATCCGGCCCGAGGTCAGCGCGGCGAGCAACGCCTCGGTGTCCACGACGACACCGCGAGCGACATTCACCAGCAGGGCGCCGTCCTTCATCCGGGCGAGGAACTTCTCGTCGACCAGACCGCGGGTCTCCGCCGTGGCCGGGGTCAGCAGCACGACCACGTCGGCCTCCGGCAGCAGCGCCGGCAGATCGGTGATCGGGGAGACGCCCTCCCGCGCGCGGCGGGCCACCCGGAGTACGGAGCACTCGAACCCGGCCAGCCGGCGTTCCAGCGCCTCGCCGATCGAGCCGTAGCCGAGGATCAGCACGGTCCGGTCGGCAAGCGAGTCGTCCATCTCCGCGTACGACGTGGGCCAGATCCCTTGCTCCTGGTCGCGCACCGCCCGCGGGAGATTCCGGTACGACGCCAGGATCAGCCCGACCGCGAGCTCGGCCGTGGAAGCGTCATGGACGCCACGCGCGTTGCACAAGGTCACACCTTCACCGAGATGCGGCAGGAAGTTCTCGAACCCGGCCGTCTGGGTCTGCACGACCTTCAGCGCGGGCATCTCGCCGACGATCTCGGCCAGCGCCGGGCCGCCCATGTAACTGGGCACGTAGAACTCGACCGAGTCCAGCGAGGGCGGCCGCTCACCACCCGCGAAGTACTCGACGTCGAATCCCGCCGGCAGCCCACCGAGGAAGCTGTCCGCGTCTTTCCACGGCAGCAACGCCTTCACCGCATCAGCCATGTCCCGAACCTACCCGCCCGCACGCCCTCTTCGGGCAGCTCGAACGGCCGGCCGGTGGCCTTGGCGAGGTCCCACCCGTGCACCACGACCTCGGCGAGCGCGATCTTGCCCCAGGCCTGGTCACAAGTTCGGACAGCTCGCGACAGGCGGGTGCCAGATCGATCATGTTTCCTCCTCGTCGCCGACGGCACCGGCGCCGCCGCTCTACCAGAACGTCGGAGCCGCTCGG
It encodes:
- a CDS encoding WD40/YVTN/BNR-like repeat-containing protein yields the protein MSEAVLLIGTKKGLWVGRSDAGRREWTLEGPSFEMQGVYSVGIDTRGDRPRLFAGGTSEHWGPAVFHSDDLGRSWAEPPEGSIGFPADADASVERVWQIQPAPASQPGVVYAGAQPSSLWKSADGGVTFELVRALWDHPHRKDWGAGFGGQAIHTVLPDSADPARLSVAMSTGGVYQTTDGGETWKPANQGIKAYFFPDPYPEFGQCVHKLAAHPDRPDRMFAQNHHGVYRSDDGGAIWKSIADGLPSDFGFPIVVHPHEPDTVYVFPLIADGNRIPTDAKCRVYRSRDAGSSWEALTNGLPDVPSYAPVLRDALCTDEGSPAGVYVGTRDGCVYASADSGDSWTEVARHLPDVLTVRAAVID
- the ilvN gene encoding acetolactate synthase small subunit, which translates into the protein MSKHTLSILVENKHGVLARVAALISRRGFNIDSLAVGPTEHPEVSRMTIAVSVDEQPLEQITKQLNKLVNVIKIVELEPTATVQRELLLVKVKADTLSRGQVLETVQLFRAKVVDVAPDAITIEATGNPEKLEAMLRVLEPFGVRELVQSGMVAIGRGSRSISDRTLRPVPVPPPHVASRAPTLQARPANAPATAAGVHPNHPVPAPPPGHRPAAPVRHS
- a CDS encoding ubiquitin-like small modifier protein 1, which encodes MKIGVKLPTVLRPFAGDLERLEVEPAEATVGAVFATLEGDHPALRRRLTDEQGALRRHVNVFLGNDNIRDLNGLDTTLTDGDELLILPSVAGG
- a CDS encoding 2-hydroxyacid dehydrogenase, translating into MADAVKALLPWKDADSFLGGLPAGFDVEYFAGGERPPSLDSVEFYVPSYMGGPALAEIVGEMPALKVVQTQTAGFENFLPHLGEGVTLCNARGVHDASTAELAVGLILASYRNLPRAVRDQEQGIWPTSYAEMDDSLADRTVLILGYGSIGEALERRLAGFECSVLRVARRAREGVSPITDLPALLPEADVVVLLTPATAETRGLVDEKFLARMKDGALLVNVARGVVVDTEALLAALTSGRIRAALDVTDPEPLPAGHPLWSAPNVLVNPHRGGASTAFEPRVARLVRAQLERYTTGVPLINVVAGPPR
- the ilvD gene encoding dihydroxy-acid dehydratase codes for the protein MGTDGGPDIKPRSRTVTDGLEATASRGMLRAVGMGDDDWVKPQIGVASSWNEITPCNLSLDRLAKAVKDGVHAANGYPLEFGTISVSDGISMGHVGMHYSLVSREIIADSVETVMEAERLDGSVLLAGCDKSLPGMLMAAARLDLASVFLYAGSIMPGRLGDKDVTIIDAFEAVGACARGLITREQVDAVERAICPGEGACGGMYTANTMASAAEALGMSLPGSAAPPAVDRRRDGFARKSGEAVVNLLAKGITARQILTREAFENAIAVVMALGGSTNAVLHLLAIAREAEVDLTLDDFNRVGDKVPHLGDLKPFGRYVMTDVDRVGGIPVVLRALLDAGLLHGDCLTVTGKTMAENLADIAPPDVDGTIIRALDKPIHGTGGITILKGTLAPDGAVVKSAGFDSDVFEGTARVFDGERGAMDAVEDGSMKAGDVVVIRYEGPKGGPGMREMLAVTGAIKGAGLGKDVLLLTDGRFSGGTTGLCVGHVAPEAMDGGPIAFVRDGDRITLDVKNRTLELHVEPEELDRRREGWTPKTPAITKGVLGKYVRLVGSASEGAVCI
- a CDS encoding acetolactate synthase large subunit; translated protein: MSEQLTGAQALIRALEHAGVDTVFGIPGGAILPAYDPMLDSTQIRHILVRHEQGAGHAAQGYASATGKTGVCMATSGPGATNLVTPIADAYMDSVPLVAITGQVASASIGTDAFQEADIRGITMPITKHNFLVNDPNEIASTIAEAFHIASTGRPGPVLVDVTKDAMQATVDFHWPTELSLPGYRPVTRPHPKQVREAARLIAAAEKPVLYVGGGVIRAKASEELKQLAELLGIPVVTTLMARGALPDSHELHFGMPGMHGSVSAVGALQRSDLLICLGARFDDRVTGKLSSFAPEAKVIHADIDPAEIGKNRAADVPIVGDCKEVIADLITALQTEIASNGRTPDYSAWRGLLDSVKAKYPVGYDEPEDGSLSPQYVIQRIGQIAGPDAIYTSGVGQHQMWAAHYLPFEKPLHWLNSGGLGTMGYSVPAAMGAKVARPDKTVWAIDGDGCFQMTNQELVTCALEGIPIKVAVINNQSLGMVRQWQTMFYDKRYSNTDLHSARIPDFAKLAEAMGCVGLRCSDRESVDATIDKAMSVTDQPVVVDFVVHRDAMVWPMVAAGASNDDIQIARDMAPKWDGEEL